A stretch of Syntrophus gentianae DNA encodes these proteins:
- a CDS encoding ATP-binding protein, producing RHGHASTIVTSQLPVDLWHEQIGDPTIADAILDRLVHNAHKINLSMKGESMRKKYAGLT from the coding sequence AAAGACATGGCCATGCCTCCACGATTGTCACCAGTCAACTCCCCGTGGATTTATGGCATGAACAAATCGGCGATCCCACAATTGCCGACGCCATCCTCGACCGGCTGGTCCATAATGCCCATAAGATCAATCTGTCGATGAAGGGGGAATCGATGAGGAAAAAATATGCCGGCTTGACCTGA